A window of the Streptomyces albireticuli genome harbors these coding sequences:
- a CDS encoding alpha/beta fold hydrolase translates to MPYARTPDGVRIAYQLRGTGAPLVLLAGQANSHRWWDGVRDDFHGARSTLTLDYRGTGGSDEATDPVGTRDFAGDVIAVLDELGIERADVYGTSMGGRVAQWVAALHPERVRALVLGCTSPGGRYGVERGGDVLRSLAHPDPAKARRALLETMYTPEWLATRSGPFHTLGDPAMSALAWRRHLTASRRHDAWDALPGIRSPTLVLHGGDDVLNPTANAPLLAGRVPGARLEVIPGARHAYFEEFRAVAGPLVLDFLDQAAGV, encoded by the coding sequence GTGCCGTACGCCAGGACCCCGGACGGGGTACGCATCGCCTACCAGCTCCGTGGCACCGGAGCCCCGCTCGTCCTGCTGGCGGGCCAGGCCAACAGTCACCGCTGGTGGGACGGGGTCCGCGACGACTTCCACGGCGCGCGGAGCACTCTCACGCTCGACTACCGGGGCACCGGCGGCAGCGACGAGGCCACGGACCCCGTCGGCACCCGGGACTTCGCCGGGGACGTGATCGCCGTGCTCGACGAGCTCGGCATCGAGCGGGCGGACGTCTACGGCACGTCCATGGGCGGGCGGGTGGCCCAGTGGGTGGCCGCCCTCCACCCGGAGCGGGTCCGCGCGCTCGTGCTCGGCTGCACCTCGCCGGGCGGCCGGTACGGCGTCGAGCGCGGCGGCGACGTGCTCCGGTCGCTGGCCCACCCCGACCCGGCGAAGGCGCGACGGGCCCTGCTGGAGACGATGTACACCCCGGAGTGGCTCGCGACCCGCTCCGGTCCTTTCCACACCCTGGGCGACCCCGCCATGTCCGCCCTCGCCTGGCGCCGGCACCTGACCGCGAGCCGCCGGCACGACGCGTGGGACGCGCTCCCCGGCATCCGCTCCCCCACGCTGGTGCTGCACGGCGGAGACGACGTCCTCAACCCCACCGCGAACGCGCCGTTGCTGGCGGGCCGCGTCCCCGGGGCCCGGCTGGAGGTGATCCCCGGGGCGAGGCACGCCTATTTCGAGGAGTTCCGCGCCGTGGCGGGACCGCTCGTACTCGACTTCCTCGACCAGGCGGCAGGGGTCTGA
- a CDS encoding alpha/beta fold hydrolase, giving the protein MPKIELSSGTIDYQDTGGDGPVLVLCHGLPMNEKQWRKVVPLMDGYRCVLPTLPLGGHRRPMAPDADLSQRGVALLLGEFIERLALDDVTLVLNDWGGGQFLVSAGKAERVARMVLVACEAFDNFPPGPAEAGAVVCRVPGGVRVLTWLMRIPFFRHHRSGYGGMSLRGIPDEIMDEWFAPASRSRAIRRDFAKFATSAPKRATLLAWSERLRDFDRPVLVVWATEDRLMPREHGPRLAELYPRGRLVEIADSATLVPEDQPERLAEVLTGFLIETGAEPVRQADRA; this is encoded by the coding sequence ATGCCGAAGATCGAGCTGTCGTCCGGAACGATCGACTACCAGGACACCGGCGGGGACGGGCCGGTGCTGGTGCTGTGTCACGGCCTGCCGATGAACGAGAAGCAGTGGCGCAAAGTGGTGCCGCTGATGGACGGGTATCGCTGTGTCCTGCCCACGCTGCCCCTCGGCGGGCACCGCCGGCCGATGGCCCCGGACGCCGACCTCTCCCAGCGCGGTGTCGCGCTGCTCCTGGGCGAGTTCATCGAACGGCTCGCCCTTGACGATGTGACCCTCGTCCTCAACGACTGGGGAGGCGGCCAGTTCCTCGTGTCGGCGGGCAAGGCCGAGCGGGTCGCGCGCATGGTGCTGGTGGCGTGCGAGGCGTTCGACAACTTCCCGCCCGGGCCCGCCGAAGCGGGGGCCGTGGTGTGCAGGGTCCCCGGCGGCGTACGGGTCCTGACGTGGCTCATGCGCATCCCGTTCTTCCGGCACCACCGCAGCGGTTACGGCGGGATGAGCCTCCGGGGGATCCCGGACGAGATCATGGACGAGTGGTTCGCCCCCGCGAGCCGGAGCAGGGCCATCCGCAGGGACTTCGCCAAATTCGCCACCTCGGCGCCCAAACGGGCGACCCTGCTGGCCTGGAGCGAACGACTGCGTGACTTCGACCGCCCGGTACTGGTCGTCTGGGCGACCGAGGACCGGCTGATGCCGCGCGAGCACGGCCCCCGGCTGGCCGAGCTGTACCCGCGGGGCCGCCTGGTCGAGATCGCGGATTCGGCCACCCTCGTCCCCGAGGACCAGCCCGAACGACTCGCCGAAGTGCTCACCGGCTTCCTGATCGAGACCGGGGCGGAGCCGGTCCGGCAGGCCGACCGAGCCTAG
- a CDS encoding acetylserotonin O-methyltransferase, with translation MDTATATATTTAADAALLVDMALGHLASAALRTAVDLRVADHLADGPLHPDELARRTGARGTHLCRVLRFLASRGVFREDDAGAFHLTPAAALLRTGVPGSQHPGIVMITDDMYRRTSGGLTETVRTGEPSFARFHGAPYFAYLESDDAAREVFDAGMAAFSAPADALVAEVYDFPATGTVVDVGGGRGGLLREILERHPGLDGVLFDREVTAGDHTLDVPSLAGRWRVEAGDFFASVPTGGDLYVLKQILHDWDDADASRILRSCRSAMAPGSRLLVIDALIPPGNDPHPGKALDLAMMTLFDSAERDTGELDALLSRAGLRRTRIVPTPSPTSIVEAVAV, from the coding sequence GTGGACACAGCCACAGCCACAGCCACCACGACCGCGGCCGACGCCGCGCTGCTGGTCGACATGGCCCTGGGCCACCTGGCCTCGGCTGCCCTGCGCACCGCCGTCGACCTCCGCGTCGCCGACCACCTCGCCGACGGGCCGCTCCACCCGGACGAACTGGCCCGCCGCACCGGGGCCCGCGGCACCCACCTGTGCCGCGTGCTGAGGTTCCTCGCCTCCCGCGGTGTCTTCCGCGAGGACGACGCGGGCGCCTTCCACCTCACCCCGGCGGCGGCGCTGCTGCGCACCGGCGTGCCCGGGTCCCAGCACCCCGGCATCGTCATGATCACGGACGACATGTACCGGCGGACCTCGGGCGGGCTCACGGAGACGGTACGGACCGGCGAGCCGTCCTTCGCCCGCTTCCACGGTGCCCCGTACTTCGCCTACCTGGAGTCCGACGACGCGGCCCGCGAGGTCTTCGACGCCGGGATGGCCGCCTTCTCGGCTCCCGCCGACGCGCTCGTCGCGGAGGTCTACGACTTCCCGGCCACCGGCACCGTCGTCGACGTCGGCGGTGGCCGGGGCGGACTGCTGCGGGAGATCCTCGAACGTCACCCTGGCCTCGACGGCGTCCTCTTCGACCGCGAGGTCACCGCCGGTGACCACACCCTGGACGTCCCGTCCCTGGCGGGGCGCTGGCGCGTCGAGGCCGGTGACTTCTTCGCCTCCGTCCCCACCGGAGGCGACCTGTACGTCCTCAAGCAGATCCTGCACGACTGGGACGACGCCGACGCCTCGCGGATCCTGCGCTCCTGCCGCTCGGCCATGGCACCGGGAAGCCGCCTGCTCGTCATCGACGCCCTCATCCCGCCGGGCAACGACCCGCACCCCGGCAAGGCCCTGGACCTGGCCATGATGACGCTGTTCGACAGCGCGGAGCGCGACACCGGCGAACTGGACGCCCTGCTGTCCCGGGCCGGCCTGCGCCGCACCCGGATCGTCCCCACGCCGTCCCCCACCTCGATAGTGGAGGCGGTCGCGGTGTGA
- a CDS encoding class I SAM-dependent methyltransferase: protein MINDHQGERHMTTTDDPFGDAYRCVHESGAQPGVTHLVYEMDDGYIYAEDAVNYFHGPDTWLPVDRMACERATGRILDIGCGPGRHSSVLAAAGKDVVGIDTSRGGVEVARLRGVEAHVASVSELPDDLGTFDTFLMLGANLGLLGDEKHSSGILAGLARHARPGARLLGTNMAFGEAEGADPLAPQGVHTARAHSGEEFVRMRVRHRTAATEWFDFLFCPPEQLEKVTHGTPWTVHAVHQDESTAWPTYLADLRLES from the coding sequence ATGATCAACGATCACCAGGGGGAGCGGCACATGACCACGACCGACGACCCGTTCGGCGACGCCTACCGCTGCGTCCACGAGAGCGGCGCCCAGCCCGGCGTCACCCACCTCGTCTACGAGATGGACGACGGTTACATCTACGCCGAGGACGCCGTGAACTACTTCCACGGCCCCGACACATGGCTGCCGGTGGACCGGATGGCCTGTGAGCGCGCCACCGGCCGCATCCTCGACATCGGCTGCGGCCCCGGACGCCACAGCTCCGTGCTGGCCGCGGCCGGCAAGGACGTCGTGGGCATCGACACCTCGCGCGGCGGCGTGGAGGTGGCACGGCTGCGCGGCGTCGAGGCGCACGTGGCCTCCGTGTCCGAACTCCCCGACGACCTCGGCACGTTCGACACCTTCCTGATGCTCGGGGCCAACCTGGGACTGCTCGGCGACGAGAAGCACAGCAGCGGCATCCTGGCGGGCCTGGCCCGGCACGCCCGCCCCGGCGCCCGGCTGCTGGGCACCAACATGGCCTTCGGCGAGGCGGAAGGTGCCGACCCCCTGGCGCCGCAGGGGGTGCACACCGCCCGTGCCCACAGCGGCGAGGAGTTCGTCCGCATGCGGGTGCGCCACCGCACCGCCGCCACGGAGTGGTTCGACTTCCTGTTCTGCCCGCCCGAGCAGCTGGAGAAGGTCACGCACGGCACGCCGTGGACCGTGCACGCCGTCCACCAGGACGAATCGACGGCCTGGCCCACCTATCTGGCAGACCTGCGACTGGAGAGCTGA
- a CDS encoding TetR/AcrR family transcriptional regulator has translation MSEDTRTKLLEGALRTLTEQGIAKTSARSVAAAAGVNQALVFYHFGTVDELLAAACRHGAEQRVALYREQLAEVSTLTGLLALARELHARERAGGHVAVLAQLLAGAQTQPRLAPATAAGLGLWIEEIEQALNRVLAAHPLAGFIDVTGLSRAVAAGFVGLELYEGVDEAGAERALAALEQLADLAGALEEAGPMTQRILRSRLRRREGRG, from the coding sequence GTGAGCGAGGACACCCGGACCAAGCTCCTCGAAGGGGCCCTGCGGACCCTGACCGAACAGGGCATCGCCAAGACCTCCGCCCGCTCCGTCGCCGCGGCGGCGGGCGTCAACCAGGCACTGGTCTTCTACCACTTCGGGACGGTGGACGAGCTGCTCGCCGCCGCGTGCCGGCACGGTGCCGAGCAGCGGGTGGCCCTCTACCGGGAACAGCTGGCCGAGGTCAGCACGCTCACCGGGCTCCTGGCCCTGGCCCGGGAGCTGCACGCGCGGGAGCGGGCGGGCGGCCATGTGGCCGTCCTCGCCCAGCTGCTGGCCGGCGCCCAGACCCAGCCCCGCCTCGCACCGGCCACGGCGGCCGGTCTCGGCCTGTGGATCGAGGAGATCGAACAGGCCCTCAACCGCGTCCTGGCCGCCCACCCGCTGGCCGGGTTCATCGACGTGACCGGCCTCTCCCGGGCCGTGGCGGCCGGCTTCGTCGGCCTCGAACTCTACGAAGGCGTGGACGAGGCGGGCGCGGAACGGGCACTGGCAGCGCTGGAACAGCTCGCGGACCTGGCAGGCGCGCTGGAGGAAGCCGGCCCGATGACACAGCGGATCCTCCGGTCCCGCCTGCGACGACGGGAGGGACGGGGGTAG
- a CDS encoding DUF4166 domain-containing protein, translating into MTSIFQRALGADFDRLHPQIRRRFSVGLDSGETCTGRGVMERVWHGRPFVRPFLALGGSRNILLPRAGENIPFTIENAPYRDAYGRETVTFVRTFAFPGRPRRFDATMVFSHERGCVVDYLGTHQHLATDLHFTADRTGALVIRSGEHRFREGPVDARVPALVAGDAVVRESYDDAARCFRIEVRVTNRRFGPLFGYRGSFTADYTTGHPPRAGLRPVREEARA; encoded by the coding sequence ATGACCTCGATCTTCCAGCGCGCCCTGGGCGCCGACTTCGACCGGCTGCACCCACAGATCCGGCGCCGCTTCTCCGTCGGACTCGACAGCGGTGAGACGTGCACCGGGCGCGGGGTGATGGAGCGGGTGTGGCACGGACGCCCCTTCGTCCGGCCCTTCCTCGCGCTCGGCGGAAGCCGCAACATCCTGCTGCCGCGCGCGGGTGAGAACATCCCCTTCACCATCGAGAACGCCCCCTACCGTGACGCCTACGGACGCGAGACCGTGACCTTCGTGCGGACCTTCGCCTTCCCCGGCCGGCCGCGCCGCTTCGACGCCACCATGGTCTTCAGCCACGAACGCGGCTGCGTGGTGGACTACCTCGGCACGCACCAGCACCTCGCCACCGACCTGCACTTCACGGCCGACCGCACCGGGGCGCTGGTCATCCGCTCCGGCGAGCACCGCTTCAGGGAGGGCCCCGTCGACGCCCGGGTGCCCGCGCTCGTCGCCGGTGACGCCGTCGTCCGCGAGTCCTACGACGACGCGGCGCGGTGCTTCCGTATCGAGGTACGGGTCACCAACCGCCGCTTCGGACCGCTCTTCGGCTACCGGGGCTCCTTCACCGCCGACTACACCACCGGGCATCCGCCGCGGGCAGGGCTGCGGCCGGTGCGGGAAGAGGCCCGCGCGTGA
- a CDS encoding RNA polymerase sigma factor has protein sequence MDEVLLRSLVPSVLGILVRRGADFAAAEDAVQDALVEAVRVWPADPPRDAKGWLVTVAWRRFLDATRADASRRRREERVDEEPAPGPAPAVDDTLQLYFLCAHPSLTPSSAVALTLRAVGGLTTRQIARAYLVPEATMAQRISRAKRTVSGVRFDRPGDVATVLRVLYLVFNEGYSGDVDLADEAVRLTRRLAAAIDHPEVAGLLALMLLHHARRPARTAPDGSLVPLAEQDRGRWDTESIAEGIAILQAALARDRLGEFQAQAAIAALHADAPTAEETDWAQIVEWYDELARLTDSPVVRLNRAVAVGEADGPRAGLAALAALDPSLPRHTAVAAYLHERDGDLATAARLYAEAARKAPDLAERDHLTRQAARLNTRGRG, from the coding sequence ATGGACGAGGTCCTGCTCCGGAGCCTCGTGCCGAGCGTGCTCGGGATCCTCGTCCGCCGCGGAGCCGACTTCGCGGCGGCCGAGGACGCCGTACAGGACGCGCTGGTCGAGGCGGTCCGCGTCTGGCCGGCCGACCCTCCGCGGGACGCGAAGGGCTGGCTGGTCACCGTGGCCTGGCGCCGGTTCCTCGACGCGACCCGCGCGGACGCCTCCCGCCGCCGGCGGGAGGAGCGCGTCGACGAGGAGCCGGCGCCCGGCCCCGCGCCCGCGGTGGACGACACGCTCCAGCTCTATTTCCTGTGCGCCCACCCGTCGCTGACGCCGTCCTCCGCCGTCGCGCTCACGCTGCGCGCCGTCGGCGGGCTGACCACCCGCCAGATCGCCCGGGCCTACCTGGTGCCCGAGGCGACGATGGCACAGCGGATCAGCCGGGCCAAGCGCACCGTCTCCGGCGTGCGGTTCGACCGGCCCGGCGACGTCGCCACCGTGCTGCGCGTCCTGTACCTGGTCTTCAACGAGGGCTACTCCGGCGACGTCGACCTCGCCGACGAGGCCGTCCGGCTCACCCGGCGGCTCGCGGCCGCGATCGACCACCCCGAGGTGGCGGGGCTGCTCGCCCTCATGCTGCTCCACCACGCCCGGCGCCCGGCCCGGACCGCGCCCGACGGCAGCCTGGTGCCGCTCGCCGAGCAGGACCGGGGACGGTGGGACACCGAGTCGATCGCCGAGGGCATCGCGATCCTTCAGGCGGCCCTCGCCCGCGACCGGCTCGGCGAGTTCCAGGCCCAGGCCGCCATCGCGGCACTGCACGCCGACGCGCCGACCGCCGAGGAGACCGACTGGGCGCAGATCGTCGAGTGGTACGACGAGCTCGCCCGCCTGACCGACAGCCCGGTCGTCCGCCTCAACCGCGCGGTCGCCGTCGGCGAGGCCGACGGGCCACGCGCGGGCCTGGCGGCTCTCGCGGCGCTGGACCCCTCACTGCCGCGCCACACCGCGGTGGCCGCGTACCTCCATGAGCGCGACGGCGACCTGGCGACGGCGGCACGGCTGTACGCCGAGGCGGCCCGGAAGGCGCCCGACCTCGCCGAGCGCGACCACCTGACACGCCAGGCCGCCCGGCTCAACACCCGCGGGCGCGGCTGA
- a CDS encoding Lrp/AsnC family transcriptional regulator — protein sequence MSNEISLDDLDREILFHLRQDGRLTNVELAKRVGLTPPPCLRRVKRLEELGVIAGYRAVINPEAMGRGLEVLIDVEIYAQDRKSFEEFEDTVASYDEVIEFRRMYGRPDYFIRVAVADHAAYEAFLTGRLSCLPAVLRLESHLTMKEIKTGR from the coding sequence GTGAGCAACGAAATAAGCCTTGACGACCTCGATCGGGAAATTTTGTTTCACCTTCGTCAGGACGGGCGGCTGACCAACGTCGAGCTGGCCAAGCGGGTCGGCCTGACCCCACCGCCCTGCCTGCGCCGCGTCAAGCGGCTGGAGGAGCTCGGCGTGATCGCCGGGTACCGGGCCGTCATCAACCCCGAGGCCATGGGCCGTGGGCTGGAGGTCCTCATCGACGTCGAGATCTACGCCCAGGACCGCAAGAGCTTCGAGGAGTTCGAGGACACCGTGGCCTCCTACGACGAGGTCATCGAATTCCGCCGCATGTACGGGCGTCCCGACTACTTCATCCGTGTCGCCGTGGCCGACCACGCCGCTTACGAGGCCTTCCTCACGGGCAGGCTCAGCTGCTTGCCCGCCGTCCTCCGCCTGGAATCCCATCTGACCATGAAGGAGATCAAGACCGGCCGGTGA
- a CDS encoding AzlC family ABC transporter permease — MHISPAATTGDRPRPAPAVPPAPSPALPPVLPPSSGPSEARAAFRASVGAGLGFVPLGLAFGALVTQSGLDWWWAGLSATLAFGGSFEFLLIGMVTAAAPLAAVALSAFMVNVRHVFYALSFPLHRVTGRLGKTYATFALCDEAYALATGKQARSWPGRRILWLQFFLHLYWAASSVAGALLGSLIPAGVTGLDFALTAMFTVLALDAVRDLRDDLPTPVLALLSALAARLLFPGQLLLAAFALFTAALLARHLTTGRKPSHA, encoded by the coding sequence ATGCACATAAGCCCTGCCGCCACCACCGGGGACCGGCCCCGGCCCGCACCCGCTGTCCCGCCCGCTCCCTCTCCCGCCCTCCCTCCCGTCCTCCCGCCGTCCTCCGGACCGTCCGAGGCGCGTGCGGCGTTCCGGGCGTCCGTGGGCGCCGGCCTGGGGTTCGTCCCGCTCGGCCTCGCCTTCGGGGCGCTCGTGACCCAGTCGGGCCTGGACTGGTGGTGGGCGGGGCTGTCCGCGACGCTCGCCTTCGGCGGATCGTTCGAGTTCCTGCTCATCGGCATGGTCACCGCCGCGGCCCCGCTGGCGGCCGTCGCGCTGTCCGCGTTCATGGTGAACGTCCGGCACGTCTTCTACGCGCTGTCCTTCCCGCTGCACCGCGTGACCGGCCGACTCGGCAAGACGTACGCCACCTTCGCCCTGTGCGACGAGGCGTACGCGCTGGCCACCGGGAAGCAGGCCCGCTCCTGGCCCGGCCGGCGCATCCTGTGGCTACAGTTCTTCCTGCACCTGTACTGGGCGGCCAGCTCGGTCGCCGGGGCCCTGCTCGGCTCCCTCATCCCGGCCGGCGTCACAGGCCTGGACTTCGCCCTCACCGCCATGTTCACGGTCCTCGCCCTCGACGCCGTCCGGGACCTGCGCGACGACCTGCCCACCCCGGTACTCGCCCTGCTGAGCGCCCTGGCCGCCCGGCTCCTCTTCCCCGGCCAGCTGCTCCTGGCCGCCTTCGCCCTGTTCACCGCCGCCCTCCTGGCCCGGCACCTCACCACCGGCAGGAAGCCGAGCCATGCCTGA
- a CDS encoding branched-chain amino acid transporter permease, translating to MPDTRYAVAAVLVAAAVTWGLRALPFAALTPLRASRTVQYLSTRMPAGVMVILLVYCLRDLPLTHARAVAPAAALAVTVGLHLWRRNALLSILGGTATHVILASAVFTS from the coding sequence ATGCCTGACACCCGCTACGCCGTCGCCGCCGTCCTCGTCGCCGCCGCCGTCACCTGGGGCCTGCGAGCCCTCCCCTTCGCCGCCCTCACCCCCTTGCGCGCCAGCCGCACCGTCCAGTACCTCAGCACCCGCATGCCGGCCGGCGTCATGGTGATCCTCCTCGTCTACTGCCTGCGCGACCTCCCCCTCACCCACGCACGCGCCGTGGCCCCGGCGGCCGCGCTCGCCGTCACGGTCGGCCTGCACCTGTGGCGCCGCAACGCGCTGCTGAGCATCCTCGGCGGCACGGCCACCCATGTGATCCTGGCCAGCGCGGTCTTCACCTCGTGA
- a CDS encoding LysE family translocator, with translation MTTQLMAFAAASLAIIVVPGPDLVLLLRNAATAGRRGAAATATGIMLGNGVLAAAAVAGLTALLTGSQMLYTVIRVAGAGYLVYLGVRALTDFVRHHRRHDDAATARQTTPEPADRRRHHTPGQAFRQGLVSNLLNPKVAAFYLSLFPQFTLPGMSTLTQHIVMAGLFWGLALVWYVVVVAVLGRVQSLLRRRRVQRGISGVSGVVLVGLGAALAFRD, from the coding sequence ATGACCACTCAGCTCATGGCCTTCGCAGCCGCATCACTCGCCATCATCGTGGTGCCCGGACCCGATCTCGTACTGCTGTTGCGCAACGCCGCGACGGCCGGTCGCCGGGGCGCGGCAGCCACCGCCACCGGAATCATGCTCGGCAACGGTGTCCTGGCAGCCGCCGCCGTGGCCGGCCTGACCGCTCTGCTCACCGGCTCCCAGATGCTCTACACGGTCATCCGCGTCGCGGGCGCCGGCTACCTCGTCTACCTGGGCGTACGCGCCCTCACCGACTTCGTCCGACACCACAGGCGGCACGACGACGCGGCCACGGCGCGGCAGACGACGCCGGAGCCCGCCGACCGCCGGCGTCACCACACACCCGGCCAGGCGTTCCGGCAGGGCCTGGTCAGCAACCTCCTCAACCCCAAGGTCGCCGCCTTCTACCTCTCCCTCTTCCCGCAGTTCACGCTGCCGGGGATGTCCACCCTCACCCAGCACATCGTCATGGCCGGCCTCTTCTGGGGACTCGCGCTGGTCTGGTACGTCGTGGTCGTGGCCGTCCTCGGCCGTGTCCAGAGCCTGCTGCGCCGCCGTCGGGTCCAGCGCGGCATCAGCGGGGTCTCCGGGGTGGTCCTGGTCGGCCTCGGCGCCGCGCTGGCCTTCCGGGACTGA
- a CDS encoding alpha/beta hydrolase, protein MTTPSPAARRTAAVGLALAACLGATPAVTATAAPTAPGSGAGLDRYYNQRPAWGSCVTGPDDTMGRGLDKAGVRCADVTVPLDYADPRGRTITVAISRLKATDTRHRIGSILLNNGGPGGTAVDSPPEFHTWMKKAGPRYDIVGFDPRFVGRSTPLDCGWPVGTNLFSAGLGRASFERQVAFQKDLAAKCRATNASVLPHVSTRNTARDMDVIRGALGEKKISYFGYSYGTYLGTVYTQMFPGRTDRVVLDGAIDPRKFSPRLLQESVGENERALADWATWAAARDDTYGLGRTRAQVLATVDRLIRTSARAPLTVGTAPETFRLDDTHIPFLLLAGVDSDTDTSRASLAEQVSVLNKAAAGQPAHISKQFAATLRLAMTGERSHYGSAQTAIICGDRAAPRDPEVYWRDIERGRAAYPRFGALADNIGPCAFWDRPREEPTQVKHDAKALIVSATGDPRTTHKGAVALHGLLPSSKLITLQGANRHAIYGLYENSCVDDKVNQYLATGELPAGDQTCSK, encoded by the coding sequence ATGACCACCCCCAGCCCCGCCGCGCGCCGCACCGCGGCCGTGGGACTCGCCCTCGCCGCCTGCCTGGGCGCCACCCCCGCCGTCACGGCCACGGCCGCCCCCACCGCGCCGGGATCCGGGGCCGGGCTCGACCGTTACTACAACCAGCGTCCGGCCTGGGGCAGTTGCGTCACCGGCCCGGACGACACCATGGGCCGCGGTCTGGACAAGGCCGGCGTGCGGTGCGCGGACGTCACCGTGCCGCTCGACTACGCCGACCCGCGGGGTCGTACGATCACCGTCGCGATATCCCGGCTCAAGGCCACCGACACCCGCCACCGCATCGGCTCGATCCTGCTCAACAACGGCGGTCCCGGCGGCACCGCCGTCGACTCCCCGCCGGAATTCCACACGTGGATGAAGAAGGCCGGCCCGCGGTACGACATCGTCGGCTTCGATCCGCGCTTCGTGGGCCGCAGCACGCCGCTGGACTGCGGCTGGCCCGTCGGCACCAATCTCTTCTCGGCCGGTCTCGGCCGGGCGAGCTTCGAGCGCCAGGTCGCCTTCCAGAAGGATCTGGCGGCCAAGTGCCGCGCCACCAACGCCTCCGTGCTGCCGCACGTCAGCACCCGCAACACGGCCCGCGACATGGACGTCATCCGCGGCGCGCTCGGCGAGAAGAAGATCTCCTACTTCGGCTACTCGTACGGTACGTACCTGGGCACCGTCTACACCCAGATGTTCCCCGGCCGCACCGACCGCGTGGTCCTGGACGGTGCCATCGACCCGCGCAAGTTCAGCCCCCGGCTGCTCCAGGAGTCCGTCGGCGAGAACGAGCGGGCGCTCGCCGACTGGGCCACGTGGGCCGCCGCCCGTGACGACACCTACGGCCTCGGCCGCACCCGCGCCCAGGTCCTCGCCACCGTCGACCGTCTCATCAGGACGTCCGCGCGCGCCCCGCTGACCGTCGGCACCGCGCCCGAGACCTTCCGGCTCGACGACACCCACATCCCGTTCCTCCTGCTCGCTGGGGTCGACAGCGACACCGACACGTCCCGCGCGTCGCTCGCCGAGCAGGTTTCCGTGCTGAACAAGGCCGCGGCCGGGCAGCCGGCCCATATCTCGAAGCAGTTCGCCGCGACCCTGCGGCTCGCGATGACCGGCGAGCGGTCGCATTACGGCAGCGCGCAGACCGCGATCATCTGCGGGGACAGGGCGGCCCCGCGCGACCCCGAGGTCTACTGGCGGGACATCGAGCGCGGCCGTGCCGCGTACCCGCGCTTCGGCGCGCTGGCCGACAACATCGGCCCGTGCGCCTTCTGGGACCGCCCCCGCGAGGAGCCCACCCAGGTGAAGCACGACGCCAAGGCACTGATCGTGTCCGCCACCGGCGACCCACGCACCACGCACAAGGGGGCCGTCGCCCTGCACGGCCTGCTGCCGAGCTCCAAGCTGATCACCCTCCAGGGCGCCAACCGGCACGCGATCTACGGCCTCTACGAGAACTCCTGCGTCGACGACAAGGTCAACCAGTACCTGGCAACCGGCGAACTGCCCGCCGGTGACCAGACCTGCTCCAAGTAG
- a CDS encoding MazG-like family protein yields the protein MDEHIWATVARLKEWLAESNPAPDRTHRTMRVLKLTEEIGEVAQAVIGATRYNPRKGAGHTWHDVEQELCDVILTAMVALRTLTPDAGKVFAERLEHVASRSLP from the coding sequence ATGGACGAGCACATCTGGGCCACAGTCGCCCGGCTCAAGGAATGGCTGGCCGAGAGCAACCCCGCGCCGGACCGGACGCACCGGACCATGCGCGTACTGAAGCTCACCGAGGAGATCGGCGAGGTCGCCCAGGCCGTCATCGGCGCGACCCGCTACAACCCCCGCAAGGGCGCCGGCCATACCTGGCACGACGTCGAACAAGAGCTCTGCGACGTCATACTGACCGCCATGGTCGCCCTCCGCACCCTCACGCCCGATGCGGGGAAGGTCTTCGCGGAGCGGCTGGAGCACGTCGCCTCCCGCTCGCTCCCGTAG